The genome window GTTCTGGTTCCCCCTCCGCGGCTCCCCAGAAGCCGGGCTGGATTAATGTGCCACCGGTGGCTTTAATGTTATTGTGCAAGACGGGCAGGTGTTCGGGGAAGGGGGTGGAGCTCTGGGGGGGTATCCGGTGAGTTCTGGCATGGCGCTCCCCCTCGGTGGGTGTTTCAGACTTCTCCGCGGGGAGCGTACCGGAGGTAGGCCTCCTGCGTGGCAACAGACGTGGAACTGTGCTGAGGGACGCCACCTCCTTATCGCGGTTAAACCAATCTGTGCCAAAGAAGCTCCTGCAGAATATTCCATATAGAATTCCACAATTAAATATCTGTTGTCCGTAGTAACGACACGTGAGATGTTCACAACTGAATAAGATGGCTCGATTTTGGAAAGTGCAGAGACAAAACGCTGTGGTTCCTCCTGTGAGACCATTAAAGCCCGTCCTGGAACACCGTGGTCCTCCCTTCACCAATTCTGTCCAAATGTGTCACTCGCAGAATTGTGATCAACTCATAACTTAttgtggtagtagtctagtgggaaACCCACTCGCCtactaaccagaagacccaggttcaaaccccacttactaccaccgtgtccccgagcaggacacttaaccctgagtgtctccaggggggactgtccatgtcactacaggctggtagtagtctagcgggtaacacactcgcttactaaccagaagacccgggttcaaaccccacttactaccaccgtgtccccgagcaggacacttaaccctgagtgtctccagggggggactgtccctgtaactgctgactggATACGGGCGTAAATGAGAgtatttttgtattccaggCTGCGTTGCAGCAGTAATAATGATCCTCTTATTAGACGAGAGTGTGTATGAGCGGAGTAGGGCGCGAGTAAGAGCCGAGCAGGCCAAAGAAAGCCGCGAGAAGACGAGCAGAAGTTTTAATGAGACCTGGCATGGCTCCAGGGCGCGGGGCGGGTGGGGGTGTCGAGAGCGGTGGGGGTGCCGTCTTTCAGCAGATGTCACACTGCCGGTGACACCACGACCCCTCCCAGACCATGACACCCCCACCCGCCCCGCGCCGTGTCGCGGCGCACTTTCACACCCCCCCCCATACCTACGTACGCTGGGTGGCGGCTGCAGcgcttgttgttgttgataaCGCGCGTTTTGTTCAATTCGAGACCGAAGTTGTTAATGAAAAACAGCGATTGGGTGTTTGTGGGGTTTTTACAGGCATTGTGGTgaagtttttttcctcttttctcttctGCGCCCCGTTGGAATGGCTAGACCCCGTACCACGTGAACCTGCTCCTCGCCGGCTACGACGAGGCCGACGGTCCCGGCCTCTACTACATGGACTACCTGTCTGCTCTCGCCAAAGCCCCGTTCGCCGCCCATGGATACGGGGCCTTTCTCACCCTGTCCATCCTGGACCGATACTACCGACCAGGTGCGCCCCAAACTTGCCGCGTTTCGTAACGCACTCGCCCCGTTACTGGGAAGCAGGCTGGTTCTTTACAGAAGGTCAAAAAGGGTCAAAGAAGGAAACAAAGGGACGATTTGGGGTCGTCTCAGTTCTTAATTCTTGGTCTGTGTGCAGATCTGACCCGCGACGAGGCCGTGGACCTGCTGAAGAAGTGCGTGGAGGAGGTAGGAGGTCTACTTCGTAACtgacgtgtatatatattattccaTATGTGGAATATTGAATATGTATTGAATATGTGTGTAAGAAAATCTCCTTCCTCCCGACAGCTCAACAGGCGCTTCATCCTGAACCTGCCCTCCTTCACCGTGCGTCTAATCGACAAGGACGGGATCCACGACATGGAGAGGCTTCCTCTGGCTTCCAAGTGATGACttcctgtccccccccccccccccctctagcCCCAACGTGACTTCTTTTCTACCGCAGACTCAGTTCCAATAAAGACGGCGTCCCgtacgtgtgtgtttctgcttaTTTGGCTGCGTTGCTCTGGACGagcgtctcctcctcctcagacagGTGATTAATAAACATTGAAGCGCCCCCCCCCGCTCCCCGGCGCCCCGGAATCTGACGGGAGGAGCAGCATGTGTTTGCCCGGAGGCGCGGGGAGGTGGCAGGTAGGGAGTGGAGGTGTGGAGGTGAGGGAAGGTAGAGCGGCAGATGGGGCGAGAGGGTGCAGCGGGGCTGGGGACCCCACAGCAGCCTCCTTCACATCCACGCGGGAGTCGCCATTTTTAACCAAATGACTTCTTCAGTCGTCAGTTAATTTTGAACTCGTTACAGATAA of Denticeps clupeoides unplaced genomic scaffold, fDenClu1.1, whole genome shotgun sequence contains these proteins:
- the LOC114771701 gene encoding proteasome subunit beta type-2-like — translated: MEYLIGIQGPDFVLVAADNVAASSIIQMKHDYDKMFKLSEKILLLCVGEAGDTVQFAEYIQKNVQLYKMRNGYELSPAAAANFTRKNLADYLRSRTPYHVNLLLAGYDEADGPGLYYMDYLSALAKAPFAAHGYGAFLTLSILDRYYRPDLTRDEAVDLLKKCVEELNRRFILNLPSFTVRLIDKDGIHDMERLPLASK